From Coregonus clupeaformis isolate EN_2021a chromosome 2, ASM2061545v1, whole genome shotgun sequence:
ACCATGGATTAACCAGCTCTAAAATACACATATTTCCTGTCTCACCTGGTCGCTCTCTGTCCCTGCATCCAATAGGCTCTGCTGGATGGCAAACTGCAGCAAGTTATCATCCTCGTCTCTCATTGGCTCGCTGCGGCCCGGACCAAGCGTGGTGTAGTCCGGGGGTGGTTCAAAAACGGAGGGGTCCACCTCGCAGTGAAAGGGAGGGGGGGCCTGCCCTGCGAGCAGATGGAcggggagttagtgtgtgtgtgtgtatatatatatatatatatgtgtgtgtgtgtgtatgtgtgtgtgtggttaccagCTTCGGGggcctcctctggtgtgtgtaCATTGACAGAGCTGACAGGCTCATCACAGCCACACAGGTTACTGAAGGTCACTCTAGCATTCAACACATGGAACAGAGGGatctctgagagagagaaagagagcgacagagagatgTAAGGTGGGAAGTGTGAAAGAAAATCTTCAAACTCTCGTTTCAGCCTAAATTGTAAAGCAATTGTAAAACTTCCTTTTTCTTCTGATAGCACCTACTCCTCttaatgtcctctctctctgggacTGTCTGTTTCAGATCCTGACCCCAGCCTAGGAGGTATGGGCTATGGGTCAGTTTTTATTCTCACCTATTTTGACAGGGAAGCCAGGGGGCAGGCTCAGGGTGATGAAATCACGTAGTTTGGCAAAGTGGGCGTTAGAGATGGCCATGAGGTCAATGATGGGCGTGACCTGCTCAGCCAATGACAGAGGGTGAGCCTCACTCAACCACAGATGGGCCTtaaacctagagagagagagaatagagacacATGCATTAAACATGGTGGTGATATTGTGCTTCTCCGAGCTTGACGGTGCGTTGCTATGGCGAGCCTGGTTCTCCGTTGCCATGGCAACAGTGGTACCTCTGGACTTTGCTGGTGAGCTCCACGGGGCGTCCGATGTCTCGTTCGTTTAGTTGGAACTCTGGGTCAAAGTATTCCTCAGCTGTGATGGCCGTGGGGTTATGGGGGCTGGCACACTGAGAAACATTACTCTGAGAGACATGGGGAGAGACATCAATGAGCACATCCATCAGTCCATCAAAGCATCTATCCACCACATACAATATGAGGTAGAGGTGTGTGTCTTCATGAAACTCACCCCATTATGAGCGGTATGCTGCTCAGCTATCCCCAGGAAGGACTGAAGAGGAGTCTTGGTGCCTGGGAAGACAGGAGGGATATAACCATACTGTGGGTGTATGTATACTATGAACAAATTAAACATGAGAGtgttctgtatctgtgtgtgtgcgcgcgtgtttgtgtgtgtgtacctttgcTCTTTGACTTGTCCTGGTCCGACAGGTGCTCTGTTCTTGATCGAGTCACCAGCTCCACATTAGTGGCACTGTATACCTGAAACAAACCAAAGGAAAAACTTGATTCAGtaaaacaatgaaaaaatgcttTTAAATGCCAACAAACACTTTCTATTAGAAGCATTTTTAAAGTCCAATGGGGTCTCTGGCTCACCTTTGCTTCGTAGCCACTGACTGCCTCACTCTTCTCAGAGCGCCAGCCCCAAATGCCAGACTTGTTCCTGTGCAGCAAACAGCCGGAGGCAAGCATAAGCAGCGAGACCAGGTAGGTGAGTATGTTGgctgtatgtacgtgtgtgtgtgtgtatgaagtaGTTACCTCTTGAAGGCGATGTtgagatgatgtgtgtgtgtgtgtgttacctctcgAAGGCGATGTTgcgtgtgttgaggtgtgtggaGACGATGGGGGAGGTGAGTCTCTGGGCGGTGTTCTCCTGGGTGGGCAGCATGGCAGCCAGGAGAGATGGGGCGTCCCgcggggagagagacagaggctctGTGTACACCACCTGCTTGTCATGGTCCACCTCCATCACCACGGCACCATTCTCTATGGAAACAACACACTTATCACCATTCAGCCGGTCTCTATGGAAATAACACAAACCACCATGAGGTTACCACACATCCCAATTCTCCCGCTAGTAAAAACAGAAATACGACAGATGAAACGCAGCGTGGAATAGCTAGCCATGTCACCAGTGTCATACCTTCGCCCTTAAAGATGTAGCTGCGACGGCCCTTGAGCCAGGTCATGTGCTCGAAGCCCAGTAGAGTGGTGTCCACCCGGAGACACGAGCCACTCTTCCACACACGGTACACATCACTGGGACACACCTTGGAGACCAGGGGCACTgcaagaggaagggagggggagatagagggggtgagagggacaCAACATGTGTGGCATTAATACCACTGTAAACACTGTGCATCACAGTGACAGTAGAATTGGGAGCTATCTGTGTGGTGATGAAACCGACCACTGTGAGAACATCAGAAACTCACCCCAACTAGTGAACTCCCATTTCATCTCCACGTAAAAATCCCGGGCCTGAAAGAGGTGACAGTGTGTTTCAGATATCTGTGCACTGGTGTATCTGATTGACATgcgtgttacctgtgtgtgttatacagtaggggaaaaaagtatttagtcagccaccaattgtgcaagttctcccacttaaaaagatgagagaggcctgtaattttcatcataggtacacgtcaactatgacagacaaattgagaatttttttctccagaaaatcacattgtaggacttttaatgaatttatttgcaaattatggtggaaaataagtatttggtcacctacaaacaagcaagatttctggctctcacagacctgtaacttcttctttaagaggctcctctgtcctccactcgttacctgtattaatggcacctgtttgaacttgttatcagtataaaagacacctgtccacaacctcaaacagtcacactccaaactccactatggccaagaccaaagagctgtcaaaggacaccagaaacaaaattgtagacctgcaccaggctgggaagactgaatctgcaataggtaagcagcttggtttgaagaaatcaactgtgggagcaattattaggaaatggaagacatacaagaccactgataatctccctcgatctggggctccacgcaagatctcaccccgtggggtcaaaatgatcacaagaacggtgagcaaaaatcccagaaccacacggggggacctagtgaatgacctgcagagagctgggaccaaagtaacaaagcctaccatcagtaacacactacgccgccagggactcaaatcctgcagtgccagacgtgtccccctgcttaagccagtacatgtccaggcccgtctgaagtttgctagagtgcatttggatgatccagaagaggattgggagaatgtcatatggtcagatgaaactaaaatataactttttggtaaaaactcaactcgtcgtgtttggaggacaaagactgctgagttgcatccaaagaacaccatacctactgtgaagcatgggggtggaaacatcatgctttggggctgtttttctgcaaagggaccaggatgactgatccgtgtaaaggaaagaatgaatggggccatgtatcgtgagattttgagtgaaaacctccttccatcagcaagggcattgaagatgaaacgggctgggtctttcagcatgacaatgatcccaaacacaccgcccgggcaacgaaggagtgacttcgtaagaagcatttcaaggtcctgaagtggcctagccagtctccagatctcaaccccatagaaaatctttggagggagttaaaagtctgtgttgcccagcgacagccccaaaacatcactgctctagaggagatctgcatggaggaatgggccaaaataccagcaacagtgtgtgaaaaccttgtgaagacttacagaaaacgtttgacctgtgtcattgccaacaaagggtatataacaaagtattgagaaacttttgttattgaccaaatacttattttccaccatcatttgcaaataaattcattaaaaatcctacaatgtgattttctggattttttttcttctcattttgtctgtcatagttgacgtgtacctatgatgaaaattacaggcctctctcatctttttaagtgggagaacttgcacaattggtggctgactaaatacttttttcccccactgtatgtggatgaAGCGAGGACTGCAaagtgttacatttacattttagttatttagcagatgctttatccagagtgacttacaggagcaactagggttgccttgctcaagggcaccgacagatttttccccTAGTCGGCTCGGATATTCGAACCACcaaactttcggttactggcccaacacgcttaaccgctaggctacctgtcttaCCTGTCTTAGCTTGCTGAGCAGTTCTGGGATGCCAGCCAGTCTCTCTGTGGCTCGCTTGAAGTCTCTGTACTGCAGCACCAGCTGACAAAGCTCGGGGTCCCCTGTGCTCACTGCCTCCTGCAAAACTGGACGTAGGGTCATTAaatttgatttcaatcactttttgaccgcaccccttttgatttgaacaaaatGTTCCATACATACTTAGCCATGGTAGAAGTGGTCGGAAAGTAACTTTTTGTACCTAAATGCAAAAATATTCAGGAGCGAGAGGTGCTCAATGTTGACCCATTTTGCCTACCCCACAATATCATTGAAAAggttacaaacagggttgtcaaactattttataatttcttgaaaagcattttttaaaataaaacagGTGAACTCTGACGCCTCCCTTGGAGTTCTGGAGAATTTTGTATTGGCCAAAACGGTTTGAATGGACCGCTGATTTTCATTGGATGTTACATTTCAACAACCCTCCCGCACATGCCCGTTGGTGCTACGTGTTCATCACTTTTTTCAGACCTGGTAGGACACATTTTGCAGAGTTGTTCCATATGCTAGATTGCAACATTGCAGAAAATGGAAGAAAACCTGgaggaaaaaataataatgttttgcCAGAAGTGTGCTCTATACACAAAATCGGCATAAATCGACATATTTTGAATAGGTTTTAAAATAAGCGATTTCCCAGCCATCCTCATGCACTGTCACAGATactacaccagtggaggctggtgggaggagctataggaggacaggctcattgtaatggctggaatggaattaatggaatggtatcaaacacatggaaaccacgtttgactccgttccatgaattccattccaaccattaatgagaccatcctcctatagctcctcacaCCAGCTCCACCCAAgcaaggcatttgattggtttgaGGTGTTGAAAGGCGTCACTGATTTACAGTGGGTTCCCACCCATATTTAGCTAATTTTCTACCATGGACTTCCCCAGGCTTCACATTTAGGGCAGCCTGGTTTATGGTGAGGCTACTTAGATCCTCATTGACATAATCTGTGGTGTTTGTGTTGTGCCTGCCATCGGTTAAGACAGTGCATGCACTtgaacagtggcggctcctgaaaaaattctcaggaggggcaatttttctgatgatttaggtgacctacacacatttaaaaaaagatatgtccagcaacaacatgaagacaggggcagcatataagtcaataccagaagcatttattgactgatctcaaaagtgttggcttaccagggttggtggagccctcagtttcatctttgcctcgcaaagctaactcaaacactccgcaaaacttcacacactggattagccggctgaggatgtggcggttcttgctaatgtcgtagtaaatatatttgttatagtgaatatggaatatgatatgttgagtaaaatgttgtgctaagatctatttaggtcaggagctggttataagttctgttcctatccaataacaatggacaaaagggtcctatcttgtcagcaggtggccaaggacaacacccacgccataggcctctcagttcttccaactcacgagttcttgctctgaggacacacacacacacaaacacacacacacacacatcatcactgttaaacacacacacacacacatcatcactgttaaacacacacacacacacacacacacacacacaaaaatcccctctcttaggctgaacatttgaagacagagaacccgactcagagccaatgcaacagtgacagtagcctggaggtgacctcgcccaactcatcaggaccaatcagaagatcagaactactagattgaacctacttcatttattgcataaaatgtctgcacacaatgtttcggggctctcttcagataataataataataataataataataatatgccatttagcagacgcttttatccaaagcgacttacagtcatgcgtgcatacatttttgtgtatgggtggtcccggggatcgaacccactaccttggcgttacaagcaccatgctctaccagctgagctacagaaagtggatactcatggatgcgcatcgcaattgtaaaatgtcaacacaattggagacaccacgtcatttttggagacatgttatagtaaactattgtagatgcgactgctaactaaataaaacattttagctggctagctaatcatcttagctaaatgtggggcaaacaattcagttatttaccgttaatttgagggattggggtgaaagaaatcgagttacatagtgatactttacgatatactgtattgacaatatcgcaatattttagcgctagttcgctgtacctgcaccaaaacaccattattgttccttcatagcttgttctcaatcttttcacattgggagccaatttgttttcagcacttttatttccatgactgatcaaaactcgttctcatggctttctgatccctctgcaacagacatatggtgcgcaataaaatcacagtatcgaatcgcaatacgtatagaatcatgagactcgcaatgctgatgcatatatcttatcgtgaggttcctggcaattcccagcccaagttcatttgccacaacaaatctcttcgctagcaaacgcgatgtcttctccaaaacggcaatgtgtctccagcaatgtttacttttttgacgttctatggcatctccactttccaagcatatatgaccacatgtaatattttggtaagtgatgcaaatagtgaactatgtagggccaggatgtaaaatatatgtagctgcagcaatttctcttatctgatatggtaagtaatggggcttaatttatagctccctaagagtttgacgaacgggtccgtgaacgcgattccagatatatttacctctgaataaactgcctttattacaccatatccaccctgtccaaagtctctacttggtctcagttggttctccagtaaacttgtgattatcaacactaacctcatcgttgtggcggcggacagctagcctgtatccctcgtcatccagttgagtgagtggcaatgtcttttttcgttcgtaccaatttttggaaaatcctcgggtgtaggactttccgcctttagtagaaacctgttgaattattacatttggtctgggaggtcctaattgttttgttgccaatttatcttcatttgttcgccgacaaaaggaacttctttcaaacaatccactcttttctcagttacgttcatggttacgtaacgtatgacgaaagcgtaagtgcaagcccacagacacccattgagattgtattgaaggctctgaaatttgaaaaaaatagattttacatgggagtctatgacagacttctgggcgattttcaacctgactgaaatcgccccaaaagggggggggagccatttgaagcacgactttagcctgattcgacatttagtggcagtgtggcactgtggcagatcagacgtatagattacaacactgataactactgttgccgtgatataattgattagaaaaaaaatcccttccttttcccgtttggcagtgcgtcgcacATATAGCCCtcttgaacaggccgcccctgcacTTGAATACAAGGTGGGTGTCATTTCAGTCATAGAAATATAActcatagaatggacctatcccttcagaccactgcaatgTAGCTGGTACACCATACAAATGTTAATTGAATTGACGTTTTAACTTCCAATTACTTACACAAAGATGGCTGCTGGTCAACCTACAGTCGAATGTCATCTTAAATGAGAATgtctattctattatctatatttcaataggtttcctatggaagacagagtataatttaaaacaacTGATATTGTCATTCAAGTCAACATTatctgatgtgtggacctccaacgATCTTTGTGGTACCATATACTTCAAGGGGTGTAGGGCGGCTAAACTCCCTTTGAGCAtctttatctcctgaatgttttggcattctgGTCCAAAAAGTCGCTTTCTGAccacttctcccatgggcaaataTGTACGGAAAGTTTCGTTCAAACCAAAAGGTGTGCGGTCAAAAAGTGATTAAATTCAAATGGAACGACCCCATAGACACACGATATTAACCCTCATAGCTATCCTTCAACAAACTGACAGCAATATAATGGCCCTGCTTTGTTTTTGGAGTACACTATTCTTCCCAGTCATTCCCCAGTTTATACACTCACTAGTCCAGCTCTGCGCGTTGCAGTGCGTCGGGTCTGCGCAGTGTCTGAGCAGCACACGGGTTGATTCCAGGTGGCCTAGACACACGGCCAGCTCTAGCGGGGTGCGCCCCCGCGGGTCCAAGCGCTCCACATTCTCCTGTGGAAAAACAGCCCTGGTGGGTCATGAAAGCTGGTGCACGCCTCTCAGAACGGTGCGGCAGCGCAGCTGTTAAACTCAAAACATGAATGGTTGAAAAAGAGAAACTGATGTTGCTACCCCCGGTTGACCTACCTCGTTTTTCTGTAGTTCCCGTTCAAGCTCAAGGTATTGGTTGTTCCAAACCAGAAAATGTAAAGGAAACGCCTCTTGAGCCATTGTTTATCTATCAAGCTAATTATGTTACCTAGCAACTTGCTAGCCAGCTTTCAGTGTTTCACGTCACAACAGCAGCAAAATGGTTATTTCCATCAATAAGAAACGTGGGAGTACGCGTGCACAAAAAAACCGCAAACTAGCAATATTCTACGGGATAAAACGGGTAACTAGCAAAGAAGCTAACGTAATTAGCAAGAAACTATGAGTATGTACCGATTGAAATACATGGCTAGCTAGCTCTCTTCTACCCATTAGccaggttagctagctaactggctaaaatCATATGACAGTACTTATTTTCCATTCCAGCctgctggttagctagctagctgactggcTAACATTGCACGCCTGACTATGTCCACCATTAGTCTCGCAATGCCGATTGTAACACACGATGGAATCAAGTCCTGATGATgtgttagttagctaactagcaactCCTATCATCACCCTCTCGCTTTCgcgatgtttttttttctcttctctgATCCTGTGCTGTCAAAATAATAGACCAATATACGGCCTATTTGGATTTCACATCCAGGTCACTCGATGATAGCGATGCTGTCTATGTCTTGTCGGTGTTCATATTCCAATCGCAATCTTTCAGGGAACAAACCCCTATTACAAACACAGTCCAGTATTCTTAACAAAAACAGACTGCAGCATCTGCGACAAAATGCACACCCCAGTttgcattatttatttatttttcacgtAATTTTCAGCGTCGCTTTAGTTCCAGGTTATGGCTAGCAGTTGGAGGAGGGAAGGGCGTGATGCATGTTGCCATACAATCGAAGGGTACACAACTGCACTATCCACTTTCACAACAGCTGCCAAGTAGAGTTGTGGTGGGGCAATGCTGAGAAAATCTCCAGCTGATGACAATGGGCTCTTTTAACCGAATAAAAAGTAGGGATTACATGCATGCAGGCTTCAATTCAGGTCCTGGGGCcccaggcttttgttccagcccagcacaccCAATTCACCAAATCGCCTGACATTGGAACAAAAGCTGGCAACCCCTGTAGATCCACAGGACCAGATTTGAAACACACTGGGCAAAGACAAGTAGCTAAGTACCATATTACTCAGGTACTCTTCATCAATTAACCCATTGTGAAATTAGGTTCTGCAGTCTGCACATATGTGGCCCTGTTCTCTAATATCAGCCAAAAATCACTTACATCTGGCACAGTTGAtctttaatttttaattttctTGAAAAAACACAAAAACATAAGTGAAAAAGGTTTCTGAAAATAATTACAATGCTACAGGATTTTTTCTTCATCTTCTAAAAGAGGGAAACATTTAGACaaaagtatatatttatattctttTAGATTTGGCAGGGAGGGAGTGGTGTGGGAAAGAAATAAGCATCCATTAGAAGCAGTAGACCAAATGGTAACAGGACAGAATAATGACAGCAAATCATACATTTATACACTGAATCGTAACAAGTAAAAAGAAACTGAAAGGAACTCACATTTTATCCATGGGAAACAGAAAATGCATCAAAGTGGGGTGAGGGTATTTTCTAGAATAGAGACGGTTGTCCTAGATTCATATTTGTACAAAACAGGGTGAGTTTTGGGAGTGATAGCACCTGAATTCTAACGGTTGTTTGAGATCGCACCATTTACCCTGTCACCCCCTTCTACTCCCTTTCATTCATACCCCACCCTTATTTTGGAGTGGTCTCGTCACCATGTCGATTGCCCTCTCGCACCGTCCCTGAATCCCTCATaggcgcccctctgtctcaggatGGGGCTACCTGACCACAGTACTCCTGGAAGAGTTAGTCCACAGCCCACACCTTTGGGTATAGATGGCCTTGTCATAAAGCACTTAGAACCCCCAGGGTAAGGAGAGAACCCTGTCTGGGATGACCGCCACACCCATAGTGCCACCCTCACAGGAACCCCCGACCTCCCCCTCCACTTTCATCACGCAGCGTAGGCGCCTGAACCCAAACTCCTGAGTCTCTTGTCTGGTTTAGtcaaaaaaagaaatgtatacAACATGGAAAGAAACCCTGCTCCCACTAAGTGTGTAGTAACTAATCGCGCTCCATTCCCGCTCCCTTCAGAGAGTGCAGGTGCTTTTAAGCCTCCCTGTCCTTCTACAGTCTTTTCTCTGTCACACAGAGATGTCCCCAACTTCTCCCTGTACCCCCTGTCCCAGACAGAGGAGGCAGGCTCTAGGATATCCTCTGGATCAGTTTGTCCTCTGATAGGCAGTAGAGGGTGTTGACGGACAGCTCAGAGATGAAGGCCTCGCAGGCTTTACGGGAGACACCCTTGCATTCCCGCAGGTCCAGCAGGGAGAGGCAGGAGAGCCGGCGGAGGTACTGCAGACACGTGTCTGTCAGCTTACTGCAGCCTGGGAGATAGAGACAGTGGGGCTCAATACCAACTACAACTCAATATCAAGTACAAGTCACAATCCTGTCTGTGTGCTGCTCCCACTCTccgctgtgtctgtgtgagtcCAAGTCTTACCCCCCAGGTTGAGCTCAGTGAGTGTGTTGCGTGTGGAGGAGCCCACGGCAGTGAGCAGGTTGATGGACTGGTCAGTGAGGCCTCCACAGTGGGACAGGTCCAGACGGGTCAGCAGGGGCATGTGTCTGATCACCAGCCTCAGAGTAGAGTCACTGATCTCCAGCCCCGCCAGACGGAAAGACTGCATGTTCCTTAGCTGACTGCGGTTATCAcaacctagagagacagagagaggagagggggacgggattagggcagaaagagggagggagaggaggaggagaaagaggggtagAAACAGATGTGACAGGAGGGCGGCAGtggaagagagaaaagaggagggagagggaaagaaggaTTGAGAATGAGAGAATATCTGTGTCCGCTGCTGACTCCAGCGGGACATAGCTAATTAATGTGGTATGACAAGGGATTTATCCGAACAGTACTTAATTTAAAACAGAAAACGGTGGAGGAAGGGGGGGGCTCTCACCTGGGGGGTTGAGCAGGTCCCGGATCTGTCCATCTTTGACCCCGTCGGCCCACCGCAGGTCCAGTGTGCGCAGGAGGGGGCAACTGGTCGAGCTCAGAGCCGAAATAGAAGACCAGGAGCACCCAGACAACATGAGATCCTTCAGCCCTGAGccggagagagagataattacaTCTCCAAAGTGAGTAATAGTTCAAGtgggcatgtctgtgtgtgtgtgtgtgtgtgtgtgtgtacctggcagGCGGTTGATGAGCCACGTGAGTTGTTTCTTGGAGATGGAGGTCCATGAGAGTTCCAGGGTGACTGGCTGGCGTTTGATGATGCCCGACAGGGCCTGAGGACTGATCGCTTTAGACACGCTCAGATTGATCCGCATCCACAGCCTCTTATCCAAGCTCCTGCACAAGAACACACCATTTTTTTTTATCAAGCTCCTATACACTCTTGCACATGCAGACACATGAATAGTTAGCACAGCTCTTATGGAATACtgctatgtgtatgtgtgtataaaaTGCATTCTTAAATGTTTGTCTCTTACCATTTGTACCAGTTCTTGCAGACAGCCATGCAGACACAGAGCTCGGCACGAGTCAGGTAACGGAAGACTGATACCCACACTTCTCTCTCACAGCCCGGCTCGCTCCCTCCATTCgccacctccctctccccacctgcCTCGCTCCCCCCATCCTGTAAAGCCGACAGAGGGAGGCGTAGAGGGGGAACACGGGAGGAGGAAGCTCCGTTGTTTGTTCTCTCTGGTCTGCCCGGCCTCGTTCTCCTCTCGTCTGGATGGGagccgcgtgtgtgtgtgttgcttccccggatgtgtgtgtgtctgtctgagtgtgagGGTGCAGGGTCTGGGGCGTGGTTCCTGAGGGGTGGTCGGGCCAGATTCTTGCGTTGCATGCAACTCTGGCCGGGAGGGGCAGGGCGAGGGGTGACTGCAGCCTCCAGTTTGGGGACGATGGCCCCTGGATCACGTTTGGCCCTCGACGGCTGTAGGGTCACTGTGAGATACGAGCCCTTCATGAGGTCGTCGCTAAGGTCCGACACTACGAGGACCGGTGGCGCCGCCTGTGCCTGTCCTCCATCCCTCCCGTCTTcatccatctcctcctcttcttctccattTTGGTTGGACTGCCCACTCTCTTCCTT
This genomic window contains:
- the LOC121533702 gene encoding ankyrin repeat domain-containing protein 13D, producing the protein MAQEAFPLHFLVWNNQYLELERELQKNEENVERLDPRGRTPLELAVCLGHLESTRVLLRHCADPTHCNAQSWTILQEAVSTGDPELCQLVLQYRDFKRATERLAGIPELLSKLRQARDFYVEMKWEFTSWVPLVSKVCPSDVYRVWKSGSCLRVDTTLLGFEHMTWLKGRRSYIFKGEENGAVVMEVDHDKQVVYTEPLSLSPRDAPSLLAAMLPTQENTAQRLTSPIVSTHLNTRNIAFERNKSGIWGWRSEKSEAVSGYEAKVYSATNVELVTRSRTEHLSDQDKSKSKGTKTPLQSFLGIAEQHTAHNGSNVSQCASPHNPTAITAEEYFDPEFQLNERDIGRPVELTSKVQRFKAHLWLSEAHPLSLAEQVTPIIDLMAISNAHFAKLRDFITLSLPPGFPVKIEIPLFHVLNARVTFSNLCGCDEPVSSVNVHTPEEAPEAGQAPPPFHCEVDPSVFEPPPDYTTLGPGRSEPMRDEDDNLLQFAIQQSLLDAGTESDQVTIWEALTNSRPVSGHIQSPLYEDDSQLERAIQESLSISLASGEEGDPASPLSVSSSDPGANSPPSYSSVAEPRLPGPFSVVNSFDEQLRIAMELSCREQEKMDRERQQEEEELERILQLSLLEK